The DNA window TAGAGTTCATTCTGGATGCTTTGCATGTCTTCAGTGCAGTGGTCATCTTTAAGTGCGTCAGAAATGGACTAATTTAGTCCCTAGTATCACTAACTCACTAATAATGTAAGTGAAAATGATATAATCACCAACAGTAACACTGTGATGAAGCAGTTAATGAGTGGTGTTTTCTGTCCAGTGAGAGATTAGTCTACAGCTgatttgatatttgttttatattgatACTGTGCCCTGTATGATCCATGTGGACGTACCCTGACTCCTTGTAGCTATATTTACTGTGTAACATCACACATCAGTGCTGGAGTAGAGTTTACACTCAGCAGTGTCCTTACTTTAGAAAAAGAGTGCTGCCTTAAacttccagtcaaatcaaaacATTCTATAATTAATGaagtgaaataaatgaaatgttggGAAACACATTCATAGATAAAGGTAGGTGCTTCTGGAAGGGGGCATTGTGTGCTATATTTGCTGACTTTACTCTTTCACAGAGTTCTTGTAAATGACATGTTACAGTAGTGTTAGTTTATTACACTAATATTTGCTCTGTCTTTCGTAAGTGCACTGATCATTAAACAGTACAATACCACATAAGAATGTTTAAATAAGCAGCTTCTGTTTAGGTGTACGAGGTATTTTCTCAATCCTTTTATGAATGTTAATTGATCAAACAATTTAATCACATCCCTGAGTTCTTATACTTCATGTATCTAACAATAATTACTCTGATGGTAGGATTGCTTTCCACAGTAAAGAGGGTCCTGAAAGGCAGTTCATTTGTTTAGGAACTGGGCATGTCAGGGACTTGTCATTAAACAGATTAAATGTAATCACCAAATACAGTATGTTGCCAATGAATTTGTTTTAGTACACAATCCAAATAatgaaatttaaacaaatacttGTTCTTTTAGGGGAGAGAGTTTGTTCTGAGTGGCTGAGGTCAAAAGGTGAACATACTCTATAACTTTCTATTTGAACAGTGATGATCTGTCAGTGATGATctgctccaggaacctggaggttgtgggttctagtcccactccgggtgagtgattgtgaggagtttggtgtgttctccctgtgtctgtgtgggtttccgcccatggtccaaaaacacacattggtaggtggattggcgactcaaatgtgtctgttggtgtgagtgagtgtgtgtcaccctgtgaaggactggcgccccctccagggtgtgttccttccttgcacctaatgattccgggtaggcttcaggcccaccgtgaccctgaacttcaAGTGGTTACAGCCACAATGCCACCCCATTACTGGAAATGAAATTTTATACATAATAGAATAATGtacaattcatttattgtctggagcctacccagaatcaaaaggcgcaaggcgggaacacaccctggagggggcgccagtccttcacagggtgacaatTTATATTCCCTAATTAATGATAAGACTATGTAGGGAACGATGAATGACTCTTGCAGTGTTCAGTAAATATTTGTGGCACAttttaaaagagtaaaatgtgCTATCATCTGATTGGCTCTTCAGACTGTGTGATGTGGCTTGCTCATCATTCATCTGATTTGACATATTTATCTTACTGATCATTGTCTTCTTAAACTACTTTTTTACCCTCCATTAAACTGGTGCTTTCTTCATGTCTGGAGGAGGAGCTCTTTTGTTTCCTGATGCAGTTTCCTGATACTTACAAGCATCTTCACCAGCAGCAAATTCAAAGGGCATCAATAATTTGATTCATTCTTCTGCTTATTTGTCCACGTATCAGAGCAATAAAGCTACACTCACCTCATAGACTGGACAGTTCTGATCATTGTTTGTAGAGTCATTACAGCTGTTCTTTTCAATCTCTTTCGTGAAGTTAGAATTGAGCAGGTAAAGCTGCAACTTGTTTCTGTTCAGTTACTTTAACATTAGTCATGTTCTTATGAAGTGCGGTTTTTCATGGCGCCTCATGAGGTCGCTGTTCAACCGtgaagagattaaaaaaaatattcgtACACCTCTCCTCCTTTCTCGTGATGTCACTCTCCAGGCTCTGGATTCAGCGTTGTACGTGGATTTGTTCATATTCGtctttcttctgcttctgcaaCGTTCAGCTACATCCGTGTTCGTTTTACACGCTGTAATTAGACTTAGAATTAAATCACATTTCACGATGCATTTTCGAGGCGTCTCCTTCACTCTGCTGTGGGGCTTTTGTTTGTTCGTCGCTGCGGCTCGTAGCGCATTTGGAGATGTGAGCTACTCTTTTCCGGAGGAGATGAAACGCGGATCTGTGATTGGAAATGTAGCCAAAGATCTGGGCCTGGATGTGAACAGACTGTCAGCTCGTAAAGCTCGTATTGATACTGAAGGGAACCGAAAACGCTACTGcgacattaatgtgaacactgGAGAACTGACCGTAGCGGAGAGGATCGACAGAGAGGCGCTGTGTGGGAAAAAGGCTTCGTGCGTTTTAAAACAGGAATTAATGCTGGAGAATCCACTGGAATTACATCGCGTTAATTTACATCTTCAAGACGTTAACGACAACTCGCCAACGTTTCAGAAGGATGTGATTAAAATAGAAATAAGGGAATCTGCAGTTAAAGGAGCTCGCTTTCTTCTGGAGGAGGCGCATGACGCTGATATCGGGGACAATGCAGTTCAGACTTACACCTTACGACACAACGAACACTTTGTTTTATCTGTGAATACAAATGAAATCGGTGGAAAATACAGTGAGTTGGTGTTGGATAAAGAACTGGACCGTGAGCAGCAGCAGGAGCTCACCCTGACTCTGACTGCAGTGGATGGAGGGACTCCACCTAGATCAGGGACTGTAGTCATACACGTCACTGTACTGGATGCTAATGATAACGCTCCAGTGTTTAGTCAGTCTGTTTATAAAGTCAGTCTGCCTGAAAACTCTCCTCTAAACACTGTAGTGCTCACTGTCAGCGCCACTGACGCAGATGAGGGAGTGAATGGAGAGGTTACGTATGAATTTGGTCACATTTCAGAAGAAGACAAAAGGCTGTTCTCACTGGACCGGAGAACTGGAGCAATTACAGTCATTGGACCAATAGATTACGAGGAGGAATCTGCCTTTGAACTGCGAGTGCTAGCAAAAGATGCACCTGGTTTGACTTCATATTCTACAGTAGTGATTGACATTACTGATgtaaatgacaatgagccaaTTATAGTCATAAAGTCTCTCAACAGCCCAGTCCCTGAGAACGCTGCACCTGGCACAGAGGTGGGCATCATTAATGTACAGGACAGAGACTCTGGTAAAAATCGCCAGATTCACTGCTCCATTCACCAGAACGTCCCCTTTAAACTCATCCCCTCGATCAAAAACTTCTATTCTCTGGTGACAACAGGTGAATTAGACCGTGAGCTGGTGTCTGATTATAACATCACAATCACTGCTAGCGATGAAGGCTCTCCACCTTTGTCCTCCTCTAAAACTCTCCACCTGTCAGTAGCTGATGTGAACGACAACCCACCTGTGTTTGAGGAGCAGTCCTACAGCGCTCATgtgaaagaaaataacaaagcaGGCTCCTCTGTTTGTAGAGTAGCAGCAAGAGACCCGGACTGGAGACAGAACGGTACTGTAGtttattctctttctccttctgatGTGAGCGGCGCCCCGGTGTCGTCCTTTGTGTCCATTAATGGAGACACGGGGGTCCTCCATGCAGTGAGGTCTTTTGATTACGAGCAGCTGAAGAGTTTCAAAGTGCTGGTCTTAGCCAGAGACAACGGCTCTCCTCCACTCAGCAGTAACGTGAGCGTGAGCGTGTGGATCAGTGACGAGAACGATAACAGCCCCCAGATATTATACCCCTCTCCGGAAGGACACTCCTTCATGACCGAGATAGTGCCCAAAGCCGCCCAGTCCGGCTCTCTGGTGTCCAAGGTGATCGCGGTGGACGCGGACTCTGGTCAGAACGCGTGGCTCTCTTATCACATGGTGAAGGCCACCGAGCCAGGACTTTTCACTATTGGTGAACACAGTGGAGAGATCAGGACGCAGCGGGACATTTCTGAATCTGACCACATGAAGCAGAACCTTGTGCTTTCTGTGAGAGATAACGGTCAGCCCTCTCTGTCTGTGACCTGCACGGTGTATTTACTCATTTCTGATAACTTGGCTGAGCTTCCAGAACTGAAGGACATGTCTTATGAGGAGAGCAGCTCCAAACTGACTTTTTATTTGATCATCGCGCTGGTGTCCGTGTCCACTTTCTtcctcaccttcatcatcatcgtccTGGCCGTGAGGTTCTGTCACAGGAGGAAGTCCAGACTGTTGTTTGACGGAGCTGTGGCCATTCCCAGCGCGTACCTCCCTCCAAATTATGCAGAGGTGGAGGGAGCGGGAACTCTGCGCAGCTCCTACAATTACGATGCCTATCTGACCACAGGGTCAAGAACCAGTGATTTCAAGTTCATCACGTCTTACAGTGACAGAACTCTGCCTGCTACCATGACCTTGGGGAAAAATGGTTCTCTTACTGAGGACTTTGATGAACAAGCAGATAAGCCTCAGGTATGACCTCACTTCATTTTTCATTGCCGATGTAACTTTTCTATGttattttatgtcattttcATCTTCATGTTACCTAACAACAGCTGTTAATTTATATGGCAAGGAAATGTCTCTTCACTTTGGCTTTGGTTTGATAAAAATTTAAAGCAGTTTTGTATTAAGTGAATTTTCAACATATCTGATATCAGTTAGAATCAGCTTCAATTATTTCCATTTGCTGAGAAGCCTGTAAACTCTTTCCTCCATCAGcaagcttttttaaaattatttctttCACTATAGAGGATTATATCTCTGTCCATGGCTATGTAGGATGTAAGTttagcactggtgtgttttttcttttcttttttttttattgatcaaaAAGTGTGTAAGTTAGttgtagcgtgtgtgtgtgtgtgtggtccgtGCTGTAGTGTGTGACAgtaattggtgtgtgtgtgtcaggtcgGTGCTgtagtgtgtgacagtgattgttgtgtgtgtatggctAGCGTTGTAGTGTGTAAGAGATTGTTCTTTATCCTTATTTAGACTCTTTTCTAAGTGATGttgttgtatttgtatttattgattCATTGTAATCCCAGGATTTAAGACACGTTTGACGAAAGTGTTGTGTGCACGTTAAGGGCTGGctgcactctgttttgttcatgAGCTTATATGGGTTTACAAAATGTTTATTcatgttatatttttacatttacagtgctTGCAAAACAAGTAGCCGTTTATCTGGTTGATTTACCtgctttttctttattattactttttctatgatcaacaacaaaaaacacttaacatagaaacttcatttaaactttgttGTGTAGGTCTTGTAAATGGCACAGTGACTTTTCTAGTTTCTACACCTTATTcttttctaaaatattaaagGAAATCTAGTGAACTTTTTTCCATGAACTTATGAGccattgtgacatcatcagctTTAAACTGGCTTTAACAGGCTTGTAACGTTTCTTCCTTCTCTCCGCTCCTCTCACCTCTTTCACTCGGCCTATCTATCTACAACTCTCTTTCTATGTATCTATCTTACACTTCTCCATCTATAATGACATCTTAGCTATCACCTTGGATATGACTGCAACACCTTAACATCTACCTAGGATACCACAGAAATAGTCTAGCTACAATTTGGGATACTGTAGCAACTACCTCACAACACCTAAACAACAAGTATCCAATGCTTAGCAGCCACACGGGGGTTATCATATCAAGCAACCACTTAGCAACACCAAagctaacatacacacactgggcATAGACTTGGAGACAGATTTCATACTcgtaataatgataataacataaaaaattCAGCTAGACTTAATGTTTTTGATGGCTGGAAATAGTGTGATCCCTAAAGGAAGTAATGACTAATGTGAGTGTAtggaacaccttagcaaccaccaggGATAACTTGAATAGAATTGCAACCGCCTGAGACACCTTAGCCACCATCTGGCataccatagcaacagcctCGTGTCACTAAATCAACCCCTTAGTAACCACTTgtcaacaccttagcaaccttTTGTCTGtcctatctgtctgtctatctctctgtctatcaGTATATATGTTTGTTACTAGCTTTCTATGTAAACTATCATATTCTTTCATCCTTTGCAAGCTCTGCTATTTCCTTCAGGAAATGTATATCTctagtttattattatattattatgttgcaAACTTGAATGGCCACATAATAGAATTACCTTATAGTTGCTCTGAGTGCCTCAATGCTCCACCTCAAATATAACAGAAACTGTAGTGCtgtctgtatatattttcaAACAGTTTTTAACCACAGATTCTGTTCTGGATGCTTTAAAATACATATTGTGAAACAtagaaaaataaagattagcAAGGAATGCGATCTTCCACGGCTTGTCGTTGTCTTGACCTGCACTTTGTCCTCTGCATTCTCATCAGTGCCCAATTTCCATTGGAATAGCAAGGCTTATTTCCGGGGTGAACGCTGCCACCAATCTACTCACCCGCACCCATCTTTCTTATACTTTGTTATTTCATTTGACGCTGGTAGCGACTGGTAACTAGAAATACTGTTCTATTGATGAGACCCTCTCTGTTCATTATTTTACTACACCTCGTGGTGTCGCTGTGCACCTTTGAAGTGAGTTAGTTTTCTTTTCTCCACCCATTGATTACAAACGGACCGTCTCGTTTTGGTCGTGCCATTTTTCTTATGCCAGTGGCGTCTGAAAGCCTTCGTTCTGTAATCAATGAGCTCTGACATCCGGACGTCGCTTCGCCGCAGTGGAGGTCGCATCGTCATGTTTTTTAAAACTGCGTTTGAAGGATCCTTGGGGATCAGACTCGTTCTTTGTTTCTCGGTGGTTTTAATGGTGGGCTCCGCTGGTGCAGAGCTGAGCTACTCTTTTCCGGAGGAGCTGAAACGCGGATCTGTGATCGGAAATATAGCCGAAGATCTCAGTCTGGATTTGAGCGCTCTGAGAGCTCGGAATGCGCGCACTGACTCCGCGGGGAAAGGAAAACGCTACTGCGACATTAATGTGAATACCGGAGAACTGACTGTGGCGGAGAGGATTGACAGAGAGGGGCTGTGTGGGAAGAAGGCTTCGTGCGTGATAAAACAAGAAGTCGTTCTGGAAAATCCGCTGGAGCTCCATCCTGTCTCTCTTCACGTTCAGGATATTAATGACAACTCTCCTATATATTCTAAAAACGTCATCAATTTAGAGATTGGAGAGTCTGTTGCTAAAGGCACTCGTTTCTTATTGGAGGAAGCCACTGACGATGACATTGGTCCGAATTCTGTTCAGACCTACACTCTGCAGAGCAACCAGCATTTTACATTATCAATCCAAAACAACGCTGTGGGTCAGAAATATGCAGAGTTGGTTCTAGACAAAGAGTTAGATCgagagcagcagcaggagcTCACCCTGACTCTGACTGCAGTGGATGGAGGGACTCCACCTAGATCAGGGACTGTAGTCATACACGTCACTGTGCTGGATGCTAATGATAACGCTCCAGTGTTTAGTCAGTCTGTTTATAAAGTCAGTCTGCCTGAAAACTCTCCTCTAAACACTGTAGTGCTCACTGTCAGCGCCACTGACGCAGATGAGGGACAGAATGGAGAGGTGACGTATGCATTTGGTCGTTTATTAGAGAAGGATAAAAGTATGTTTTCCATAGATCACAGAAGTGGTGTAGTTACAGTCATTGGTGCAGTAGACTATGAAGAAGAGACAACACATGAGCTGAGGATTGTAGCTAAAGATGGAGCTGGATTAACATCTTACTCTGATCTAATTGTGGATGTAATTGACGTTAATGATAACATCCCTGTTATAGCTGTTAAATCTTTGAAAATTCCTGTTCCTGAGAATGCAGTTCCTGGCACAGAGGTGGGCATCATTAATGTACAGGACAGAGACTCTGAGAATAACCAGAAAGTTCACTGCTCCATTCAGCAGAGCGTTCCCTTTAAACTGGTGCCCTCCATCAAGAATTATTATTCTCTGGTGACAACAGGTGAATTAGACCGTGAGCTGGTGTCTGATTATAACATCACAATCACTGCTAGCGATGAAGGCTCTCCACCTTTGTCCTCCTCTAAAACTCTCCACCTGTCAGTAGCTGATGTGAACGACAACCCACCTGTGTTTGAGGAGCAGTCCTACAGCGCTCATgtgaaagaaaataacaaagcaGGCTCCTCTGTTTGTAGAGTAGCAGCAAGAGACCCGGACTGGAGACAGAACGGTACTGTAGtttattctctttctccttctgatGTGAGCGGCGCCACGGTGTCGTCCTTTGTGTCCATTAATGGAGACACGGGGGTCCTCCATGCAGTGAGGTCTTTTGATTACGAGCAGCTGAAGAGTTTCAAAGTGCTGGTCTTAGCCAGAGACAACGGCTCTCCTCCAC is part of the Hoplias malabaricus isolate fHopMal1 chromosome 4, fHopMal1.hap1, whole genome shotgun sequence genome and encodes:
- the LOC136694025 gene encoding protocadherin beta-16-like — its product is MSSDIRTSLRRSGGRIVMFFKTAFEGSLGIRLVLCFSVVLMVGSAGAELSYSFPEELKRGSVIGNIAEDLSLDLSALRARNARTDSAGKGKRYCDINVNTGELTVAERIDREGLCGKKASCVIKQEVVLENPLELHPVSLHVQDINDNSPIYSKNVINLEIGESVAKGTRFLLEEATDDDIGPNSVQTYTLQSNQHFTLSIQNNAVGQKYAELVLDKELDREQQQELTLTLTAVDGGTPPRSGTVVIHVTVLDANDNAPVFSQSVYKVSLPENSPLNTVVLTVSATDADEGQNGEVTYAFGRLLEKDKSMFSIDHRSGVVTVIGAVDYEEETTHELRIVAKDGAGLTSYSDLIVDVIDVNDNIPVIAVKSLKIPVPENAVPGTEVGIINVQDRDSENNQKVHCSIQQSVPFKLVPSIKNYYSLVTTGELDRELVSDYNITITASDEGSPPLSSSKTLHLSVADVNDNPPVFEEQSYSAHVKENNKAGSSVCRVAARDPDWRQNGTVVYSLSPSDVSGATVSSFVSINGDTGVLHAVRSFDYEQLKSFKVLVLARDNGSPPLSSNVSVSVWIGDENDNSPQILYPSPEGHSFMTEMVPKAAQSGSLVSKVIAVDADSGQNAWLSYHMVKATEPGLFTIGEHSGEIRTQRDISESDHMKQNLVLSVRDNGQPSLSVTCTVYLLISDNLAELPELKDMSYEESSSKLTFYLIIALVSVSTFFLTFIIIVLAVRFCHRRKSRLLFDGAVAIPSAYLPPNYAEVEGAGTLRSSYNYDAYLTTGSRTSDFKFITSYSDRTLPADLTLKKVQSSMNDLDGLGDSSEIIW